The DNA window GAGCGCATGGCGATCCCTTCAAGAATGGATTGCAGCATATCTTTGCGTTCGGTTTCGAGCGACAACCCGGCCCAGAGACCCGCAGCGGAGCGATCCCAATATGGGCAGCCCAACCCGGAGAGCGCAGGGATGAATGCCAATCCACGAGCAATAGCCGGTTGATCCGGGAAGTCTGAGAACTCCTCGATATCACTGTACAAGCCGATCTTTTTGGCCCAGTTGATGGCTGATGCCGCGTTATAGACGCCGCCATCCAGGCCATAGAGCGGGGGTTCACCCGGTAATTTCCAACATAGCGTCGGCAATAGACCCGAACCCTGCGCATCGGGCACCACGGTACCGGTAATAGACTGCAAAAATGCGCCAGTACCGAAAGTGATTTTCATCTGGCCGGGTTGCAGGCAGCCATGGCCATAGGTACCGGCGAATTGATCGACGATGCAGGCGGTCAATGGCGTGGTATTGCCAGAGCAAGTCACATCGCCAAAGTGGCCGATATTATCCCGAATTTCTGGCAATGCGGCGATTGGAACACCAAAAATCCGGCACAGTTCCTCATCCCATTGCAGGGTGTGAATATTGAACAGCGAAGTCCTGGAGGCTGAGTTGTAGTCCGTGACATGAGTGCCGCACAGATGGAACATGAAAAAACTGTCCATGGTGCCAAGCCGTAACTGACCGCGGCGGGAAAGCTCGTCGGCACCGGGCACATTGCGCATAATCCAACCCAGCTTACTGCCTGAGAAATAGGTATCCAGTGGCAAGCCGGTTTTTGCTCGAACGGTTTCCTCTACACCTTCGGCTCGCAGACGGCGGAGAACGGATTCAGTTCGCTGGTCTTGCCAAATAATGGCGTTATATAGCGGTAAACCGCTCTGCGCATCCCAGGCAACAACGCTCTCTCCCTGATGAGCCAAACCCATAGCATCGACGACGCCACACTGGCTGAGACAGGTTCGTATGTTGCGCAGGATCTCCATCGGGTCATGTTCAACCCAACCCAGATTGGGCGTTAGCTGTTTATGCGCGATGGCGGCGGGGGAAAAGTGTTTCCCATCCTCGCCGAACACCACGACGCGTGTTCCGGTTGTTCCTTGGTCAATGGCTGCATAGCGTTGGTTCAGCATAAAGCCCTCAGGTCTATTTGTGGTTTAGATGTTGTCATTGTGCCCGTTTATATTACTTATTATCATTAAAGCACATTAAATCAACATTAAAATCACAACATTCGATTTAATTGTGACCAATATCGCGGTTTTTACTGATGCCAGTGTGGTTATGATGTGGTTGTTGCTGTGTTTTTGTGTGTGAAAGTTCAATAGGCTGTTGCTTCATGGTTGGAGTTGGTGAACAATTGCCAACTAAGCAATGAAAAACCCTTAAATCCACAATTTTTATCATGTTAAATGCAGCGAGATGGGTTAGAAGATGGATTATTCAAACGCACTAGAACGCAGAAACATCATTCTCGAAAAGTTGAAAACTAACGGGCAAGTCTTCGTCAATGAACTGGCTGATGATTTTAATGTTTCGCAGGAGACCATCCGCAGAGATCTCAATAAGCTTGAAGAACTCAAACACATCAAGAAAATCCATGGCGGGGCAGTCATCGCTCAGTTTGGGTTTGAGCTGGAGTTTAATCAGCGAGCCAGATTGGCTGAGGATGACAAAAAGGCCATAGCCGTTAAAGCTGCCGAATTGATCAAGCCCGGTGACTCACTGT is part of the Serratia quinivorans genome and encodes:
- the glpK_3 gene encoding Glycerol kinase gives rise to the protein MLNQRYAAIDQGTTGTRVVVFGEDGKHFSPAAIAHKQLTPNLGWVEHDPMEILRNIRTCLSQCGVVDAMGLAHQGESVVAWDAQSGLPLYNAIIWQDQRTESVLRRLRAEGVEETVRAKTGLPLDTYFSGSKLGWIMRNVPGADELSRRGQLRLGTMDSFFMFHLCGTHVTDYNSASRTSLFNIHTLQWDEELCRIFGVPIAALPEIRDNIGHFGDVTCSGNTTPLTACIVDQFAGTYGHGCLQPGQMKITFGTGAFLQSITGTVVPDAQGSGLLPTLCWKLPGEPPLYGLDGGVYNAASAINWAKKIGLYSDIEEFSDFPDQPAIARGLAFIPALSGLGCPYWDRSAAGLWAGLSLETERKDMLQSILEGIAMRSAEVIYAMDKVRPIGDTISVDGGLSANLYFKQFLASLIQKRIVTPSNREITAQGVALLARKGLGNAHPMNVSTQHVTTEPAERDLSPYFAKYKDIISRSRNLRSE